A genome region from Triticum aestivum cultivar Chinese Spring chromosome 2B, IWGSC CS RefSeq v2.1, whole genome shotgun sequence includes the following:
- the LOC123040402 gene encoding CASP-like protein 5A3 encodes MPRLYSHPVVHPHPVVVAAPPAQWQAAAPAAEAAQGDGANGDGNAPPGVIMRNRGKRCRPGMRLAQAAFAAAAVAAMASTHGFASVTAFRYLVVAATVQCLWSLVVAIVDLYALLFKRSFRNARAFSMLALGDWVTGVMIFSAACGSAGITVLLDNDLRSCLGNHCPSFMTATAMAFLCWFVRVPSGIASLWWAVYEIQRS; translated from the exons ATGCCGCGGTTGTACAGCCATCCGGTGGTGCACCCCCAcccggtggtggtggcggcgccgcCAGCGCAGTGGCAGGCGGCAGCGCCGGCGGCAGAGGCGGCGCAGGGTGACGGGGCGAACGGGGACGGGAACGCGCCGCCTGGGGTCATTATGAGGAACAGGGGGAAGCGGTGCCGGCCCGGGATGCGCCTCGCacaggccgccttcgcggccgccgcgGTCGCCGCCATGGCGTCCACCCACGGATTCGCCTCCGTCACCGCGTTCCG CTACCTCGTAGTAGCAGCAACTGTGCAATGCCTGTGGAGCCTCGTTGTGGCCATTGTGGATCTCTATGCACTTCTTTTCAAACGTTCCTTCCGAAATGCCCGAGCTTTCAGCATGCTTGCCCTTGGGGACTGG GTTACAGGAGTAATGATCTTCAGCGCAGCGTGTGGATCAGCAGGCATCACTGTTCTCCTTGACAATGATCTCAGATCTTGCCTGGGAAATCACTGTCCAAGCTTCATGACTGCTACCGCCATGGCTTTCTTGTGCTGGTTTGTTCGTGTACCGTCCGGTATCGCGAGCCTTTGGTGGGCGGTCTACGAAATACAAAGATCCTAG
- the LOC123038951 gene encoding uncharacterized protein, producing the protein MDLTRQLPEDVLADVLRRVAPCGLAACRCACKALRAIIDAHRLLRADLLPLSVGGIFIDFHSELLSEFFARPSTRPAISGRLDYLPRPNDYHGSRDSYTIEDHCNGLLLLDRDDTYYVVNPATRQWDPLPTRPSTFKEEDPGFVYQQYLVFDPMLSPHYEVFLIPHPCFKSRPGEYNYNMSGDELDPIMEESEWPPSVRALHVFSSRSGCWEERSFIRQGKAARTIADMPRYEWYDKHYGVYYGGALYVHCKTDSDIFVKQ; encoded by the exons ATGGATCTGACACGTCAGCTGCCCGAGGACGTGCTCGCCGACGTCCTCCGCCGGGTTGCACCGTGCGGCCTCGCCGCGTGCCGCTGCGCTTGCAAGGCCCTGCGTGCCATCATCGACGCCCACCGCTTGCTGCGCGCGGACCTTCTGCCGCTCTCTGTTGGCGGCATATTCATCGACTTCCACAGCGAGCTTTTGTCAGAGTTCTTCGCCCGCCCCTCGACGCGCCCGGCGATCTCCGGCAGGCTCGATTACTTGCCCCGTCCCAATGACTACCATGGGAGTCGGGATTCCTACACCATCGAGGATCACTGCAATGGCCTCCTCTTGCTCGATCGCGATGACACTTACTACGTGGTTAACCCGGCCACGCGGCAGTGGGATCCTTTACCAACGCGTCCATCTACGTTCAAGGAGGAAGATCCAGGCTTCGTATACCAACAGTACCTTGTGTTTGATCCTATGTTGTCGCCCCACTACGAGGTATTTCTGATCCCACATCCTTGCTTCAAAAGTAGGCCCGGAGAATATAATTACAACATGTCAGGGGATGAACTAGACCCTATCATGGAGGAATCTGAATGGCCACCATCCGTGCGCGCTTTGCATGTTTTCTCCTCAAGGTCAGGCTGTTGGGAGGAGAGGTCTTTTATTCGACAGGGAAAGGCTGCTCGCACCATAGCTGATATGCCACGTTATGAATGGTACGACAAACATTATGGCGTCTACTACGGGGGTGCACTTTACGTGCACTGCAAAACTGATTCC GATATATTTGTCAAACAATAG
- the LOC123038950 gene encoding OVARIAN TUMOR DOMAIN-containing deubiquitinating enzyme 1: protein MGPKREYDDLAQPSSAGSTGDDSGGGDARPTKAPRLPAAPPPPAQSPSRDQTGLPTSPSPLQPPGSPPPPADKDPVELEEGELGDDEHSGEEEEDDQDSEGELGGSRPDGRTDHALTGGFGCRHARPTALGPQEQLSELVRESPDNSIIQEKMKILSKHYVLFRRTRQDGSCFYRAFMFSYMEILRQMQDKQAEVTRLMECLEMSKGRFSCLVWHKADFSIDPEEYFSSVVSELNEVLNVIAAGCTSEWLYQRSLQESFSGRIISLLRLLTETEIRTDEFYKQSIPKNLNVLQFCWKAVRSLDAEATTTQMRALTYALGIPLRVEVVDKSSTDRGVLVKHLDFFHESDLEKGPLRLTPSYLSSSTAPIPLKQGSYDADLLSSDGTPMLALLCRHGHCDILYRK, encoded by the exons ATGGGCCCGAAGAGAGAATACGATGACTTGGCCCAGCCATCCAGCGCGGGAAGCACCGGagacgacagcggcggcggcgatgctaGACCGACGAAGGCCCCACGGTTGCCGGCAGCACCGCCACCGCCCGCGCAGTCTCCCTCTCGCGACCAGACGGGGCTTCCCACCTCACCGTCCCCGCTTCAGCCTCCAGGgtccccgccgcctcccgccgacAAGGATCCG GTGGAGCTGGAAGAAGGGGAGCTAGGAGATGATGAACATtcaggggaggaagaagaggatgatcAGGATTCGGAAGGGGAGCTCGGGGGGTCACGTCCTG ATGGGAGAACGGACCATGCCCTCACTGGTGGTTTCGGGTGTCGACATGCTCGTCCGACAGCATTAGGACCTCAG GAACAACTCTCGGAATTGGTTCGTGAATCTCCAGATAATTCCATCATCCAGGAAAAGATGAAG ATTCTCAGTAAGCATTATGTGCTCTTCAGAAGAACTCGCCAAGATGGCAGCTGTTTTTACAGAGCTTTTATGTTCTCCTACATG GAGATCCTTCGACAGATGCAAGATAAACAAGCTGAGGTTACTCGTCTTATGGAATGTTTGGAAATGTCTAAAGGTAGATTCTCTTGTCTTGTGTGGCACAAAGCAGACTTCTCAATAGATCCTGAAGAATACTTCTCAAGTGTTGTTTCT GAGCTCAATGAGGTTCTCAATGTCATTGCAGCAGG CTGTACTTCTGAATGGCTGTACCAGAGAAGCCTGCAGGAGTCGTTTTCAGGCAGGA TTATTTCTCTCCTTAGGTTGCTTACTGAGACAGAAATCCGTACAGACGAGTTCTACAAGCAATCTATCCCTAAAAATTTGAATGTCCTCCAG TTCTGTTGGAAAGCGGTGCGATCCCTGGATGCTGAAGCTACCACTACACAAATGAGGGCTTTAACGTATGCACTCGGCATACCGTTGCGTGTTGAAGTCGTGGACAAGAGTTCGACTGATCGAGGTGTGTTAGTGAAGCACCTCGATTTCTTCCATGAGTCTGACTTGGAGAAGGGCCCTCTCCGTTTGACTCCGAGCTACCTTTCTTCGAGCACAGCTCCTATACCGCTGAAGCAGGGAAGCTATGATGCTGACTTGCTATCATCTGATGGCACACCCATGCTGGCCTTACTGTGTCGGCATGGCCATTGTGACATTCTTTACCGCAAGTGA